The sequence below is a genomic window from bacterium 336/3.
GTTGTTATTTGAAGAAATTAGAGATTTGGGTGTGCCTATTCTGCTAATTCTCAATATGATAGATTTAGCTAAACAAAGTGGCTGGGAAATAGATATTAAAAAGCTAGAAAATCTATTAGGTGTTCCTGTAATAGCCACCAATGCACGTAATGGAGATGGAATTTTAGAACTTAAAACTAAAGTTTTAGAGTTCTCAGAGCATTCTTATCAGCCACAATTATTGGAATGTTTATCCAAGCAAAAACAACTCATTGAGGAAGTTCAAGAAAACTTTACTTTAAAAAATACTTACATAGCCAATCTGTACTTGCATCACTATGAAAGATTGCATTTTCTTTCAGAAGAGGAAAAAGATTATTTGCAAAAACAACAAATTAAATATCAATTTAATAGCTTATCATTACAAGCACAAGAAACTCTTGAGCGTTTTGATAAAATAGGTTCTGTTATTGCCCAAACAACACAGAAGTATGAAAAAACGAATAACCCTTTACGCATTACCCAAAAAATAGATACAATTTTATTACACCCAGTTTGGGGATATGCTATTTTTTTAGGAGTCTTACTTTTAATGTTCAATGCTATTTTTAAATGGGCTGAATTGCCGATGACATTCATTGAAGACCAAACAGCTAACTTACAAGAAATTATCAAAAATAATCTATCTGATGGTTGGTTTACTAAACTCCTTGCAGATGGAATAATTGCAGGCATTGGTTCGGTAGTCGTTTTTATACCTCAAATAGCTCTTTTATTCGCTTTTATAGCTATTTTAGAAGAATCTGGGTATATGGTACGAGCTATGATTATCATGGATAAGATCATGCGTAAATTTGGCTTGAATGGAAAAAGTGTCGTTCCTCTTATTTCGGGAGTAGCTTGTGCCATTCCTGCAATTATGGCAACTCGAAATATTGATAATCGAAAAGAACGTTTAATCACTATTTTGATAACTCCACTGATGAGTTGTTCAGCTCGTTTGCCTATCTATACAGTGATGATAGCTTTGGTTGTACCTGCTGAAAATGCTTTTGGGTTTATCAGTTGGCAAGCACTTGCTCTTTTAACAATGTATTTGCTTGGAATATTTATGGCATTGTTGGCAAGTATCATTTTGTCAAAACTTCTTAAACATCAAGATAATAGTTATTTTGTGGTAGAAATGCCTACATATAAAGTGCCTCGTTGGAAAAACATAGGGTTAACTATTTTAGAAAAACTGAAAGCTTTTACATTGGAAGCGGGTAAAGTAATTATAGTGCTTTCTGTAGTTTTATGGGCTTTAGCTTCTTTTGGTTGGGGTGATAGTTTGGAACAAGCAGAAAATAAAGTTCGTAAAGAAAATATTACATTTTCAGAAAAAGAATTAGAGCCTCTCATCAATTCTGCAAAATTGGAAGCTTCTTATGCTGGTGTATTGGGTAAGGCTTTAGAACCTGTTATTAAGCCTTTAGGATTCGATTGGCGAATAGGAATATCCTTAATTGCTTCTTTTGCAGCCCGAGAGGTTTTTGTAAGCACTATGTCTGTGATTTATGGTTTGGGTACGGATGATGAACAAAGTGTAAGAGAACGAATGTCAAAACAAATTAATCCAATAACTCAAAAACCATTTTACAGTGTTGCTGTTGGCTTTTCTTTAATGGTCTTTTATGCTTTTGCCATGCAATGTATGAGTACAGTAGCCATTGTGTATAAAGAAACACGTTCTTGGAAATATCCCATTGGGCAAATTATAGTGTTTAATTTATTAGCATATATTTCTTCATTCTTTGTATATCAACTTTTAAAATAAAAATATTTAACTATATTTGTTCATACACTAAAGCCGTTTTTTTATTTATTATTTATTTCATCAAGAATGATTTAATTACATAAAAATGGTTCGTTTATACACTATTACTACAATTCTTTTTTTATCCCAAAATGTATTTGCTCAAGAAATTGAAAAACTGGGTGAAGATGATTTGTATAAGAATATTAATATTTATGAACAAAAAGTAATTTCAGCAAGCCGTTCAGAACAAAAAGTTTCAGATTTACCCATCACTATTTTTATAGTATCTAAAGAGCAAATTCAGAAAAATGCTTATAAAAGTTTAGTAGATGTTCTTCAAGATGTTCCCAGTGTTAAAACTTCTCGTGTAGGCAATGGTCAAGAAGGTGAAACATTTTTACTAAGAGGTTTGAGAGGAAACTATTATGTAAAAATCTTATTGAATGGCATTCCTATCAATCCTACAACCACATTAGGAATGCCTATTGGTGAACAATTGCCTATTCAACAAGCAGAAAGAATAGAAATCATAACAGGGGCAACTTCTGCTATCTATGGAGCTGATGCTTTGGCAGGGGTCATCAATATTATTACCCAAAATCCTGATGATAATACAAATATACAAGCAGGCATTACAACTGGTAACAAGGGCTATAATCATGCTCATTTTTTGGTAGGAAGTAATTGGTTGCCCAAAGAGTCCATGAAACAATCTGTTCAATATTCCATTTATGGAAATTTTAGCAAACAAAACGACTTAAATTTGCCTCGAACGGCATCACTTTGGAATCCCAATCATTATAATTCTGATTTTGCTACAAGTATTCCAACTTATACACCTTATTACAAAGGTTCTAATATCTTTCCTAAACTGGAAAACATGCCGAGGACGAGTTATTTATATGGAATTTCTCTTCAATATGCAGGTTTAGAACTCACATACAATGAAATGTATAGACGTGAACATAGTTCTCTCGGGCAATCAACAGCATCTTATTTTTATTACAATCCTGAAGTATTTTTTGGGGAAAAAATTAGACGTACATCCTTGGTTTGGAATAAAACTATTAAAAACACTACACTTGTAACCAATATTTCTTGGCTCAATTATCGTTTAGATAAACAAAGTTCTTTTGCCTTAACTTTTGAAGGTGGTGACAAAGGAAGGCAATATAAATATGCTGCTTCTGATGATTTATTGATAGAACAATTAGCAACCTTTAAAATTAGAGAAAAACTACAACTTACAACAGGGGTTTACTATCAAATTTCTGGAAATTTACCAAAAACCAACGATTTGCCTGAACCTATTGATGAAAAAACATACAAGCCTTTTGCTCGAAGTATAAAGCTTTCTGATACACTTTTTGGTAAATTTGGCTACAATCCTATTGTATTTGATAATATAGCAGGTTTTGTACAGGGGTATTACAATACTGAAAAAATATCTATGATAGGTGGTATTCGATATGATTATCAGTCAATTTATGGAGAAAGTTTGAATCCACGTTTAGCTTTTTTATATAAAATAAGCCCTAAAAGTTCTATCAGACTTTCTGTTGGGACAGCTTTTAAAGCTCCAACCACCAATAATAGCTATAATTCAGTGGCTATTCCAGCAGGAAATGGTCAAATTTTGTATTTAAGTGTTCCTAGTCCTGATTTATCTCCAGAAAAATCAGTTAATTATGAAATAGGCTATCGTCATCAGTTTGCAGAAAATATTTCATTAGAATTGATAGCCTTTCAAAATAAAATTAATGGATTGATGGAGTCCCAAATAGGTGTATTGGATAAAAATTTATATCCATTAGGAGTAGGAAATACAGTAAACATGTTCATCAATGATCCCAATGCTTTTGCATTGTTAAGAGGAATACAAGCTAATTTTCG
It includes:
- a CDS encoding iron transporter FeoB, encoding MYVKIALIGNPNSGKSSLFNQLTGLNQKVANFAGVTVEKKMGFCILPNKEKAQIIDLPGTYSLYPKSLDEQVVLNFLLDSQNSEKPDLILVVTDASNLQRNLLLFEEIRDLGVPILLILNMIDLAKQSGWEIDIKKLENLLGVPVIATNARNGDGILELKTKVLEFSEHSYQPQLLECLSKQKQLIEEVQENFTLKNTYIANLYLHHYERLHFLSEEEKDYLQKQQIKYQFNSLSLQAQETLERFDKIGSVIAQTTQKYEKTNNPLRITQKIDTILLHPVWGYAIFLGVLLLMFNAIFKWAELPMTFIEDQTANLQEIIKNNLSDGWFTKLLADGIIAGIGSVVVFIPQIALLFAFIAILEESGYMVRAMIIMDKIMRKFGLNGKSVVPLISGVACAIPAIMATRNIDNRKERLITILITPLMSCSARLPIYTVMIALVVPAENAFGFISWQALALLTMYLLGIFMALLASIILSKLLKHQDNSYFVVEMPTYKVPRWKNIGLTILEKLKAFTLEAGKVIIVLSVVLWALASFGWGDSLEQAENKVRKENITFSEKELEPLINSAKLEASYAGVLGKALEPVIKPLGFDWRIGISLIASFAAREVFVSTMSVIYGLGTDDEQSVRERMSKQINPITQKPFYSVAVGFSLMVFYAFAMQCMSTVAIVYKETRSWKYPIGQIIVFNLLAYISSFFVYQLLK